In the genome of Pseudanabaena mucicola str. Chao 1806, the window TTGAAAGCGGAACTTCGTGACGCTTTCAAAAAATCTTCTGGGTTTTAAGTTAGTGCAAAACGATGTACCTTACCAAGCAAAGTCTTTAAATTTAAAAGTCATCATCATAGTTATTGCTACTACCACCTGCCGCTTCATTATCTCTGCGGGAACCCAGTAATTCGAGGCGATCAACTCGAATTACTGGCTTTTGGCGTTCGTCACCTGTGTTGCGATCAGTCCAGCGATCAAACTTCAATGCTCCTGATACACCAATTAAACTACCTTTTTTGACGTAGTTTGCCGCTATTTCGGCAGTTTTATCCCATACCTCTAAGTCAAACCAATCAGGCGGTTCATCACGGTTACTAGTGTTGCGATTGACAGCTAATGTAAAGTTGCAAACTACTTTACCTGATTCAAAATATTTGACTTCAGGATCACGTCCTGCGTGTCCCACTAGATGAACTTTGTTTAGGGTCATAGGACAAGTATCACAGTTATCAAAAAAAGTTTATAAGTGTAGTGAGTTTCTCATTCTAGTAAAGTAAGGTTTTGTTAACCCACCTTGGACAGGGCAATAAAACCTTTCTCCGAGCACTTGAAAAAACTCAATATATTTTATCTGGTTTTCCTTAGTTGCAACATATCATCAGTATAAATTCATATTAAGTATTGATGTATCTTGAAAATCATGGTATGAATTTTTTGATACTATGCGATTAGAGCAATTACGAGGGGATTGCCCCCTACCCAAAACTTCAACTTAGGGCTAAGCCTATCCAAGGCTAGGATATAGTGGTTTTCATTTTGCCGTAGGCAAAATGAAAACTCAAAACTCTTAATGGGACTGATTTTTTGTTTTCAAATGAGTGTGTACTCATTTGAAAAACGCTATAAGTACGTGTGCAAAATAAATTACCAAAACCCGTAAAGCTGCACCCCGCAGTGGTGCAACTTTACGGGTTTTGGTTGCAATTAATTATAATTATGCCTAGCTACTTACATAACATCAGTCATAAGCTCACCAAATTATCGCGATGAATTACAGTCTCTTCGCCATCAAAGC includes:
- a CDS encoding single-stranded DNA-binding protein, which gives rise to MTLNKVHLVGHAGRDPEVKYFESGKVVCNFTLAVNRNTSNRDEPPDWFDLEVWDKTAEIAANYVKKGSLIGVSGALKFDRWTDRNTGDERQKPVIRVDRLELLGSRRDNEAAGGSSNNYDDDF